The genomic region gattttcattatatataatattttggtcaattataacaataatttaataaaagtaaacaaaataaaccttaaagggcctaaacacaccccacgtcacttttattttttatggtaaattcataaagcgactgttttattgattccaaaaatactttgcttattaaaattggtccagtataggcgtagatattcgtcctcaaacagtgatctctagcgctatcctttttttactacgagcttcgtgattgtgacgttggaacgtactagtcacgtgactgattcattcgtaaagcgaaacctgcgtttttttgtgcttttttgcgtttttttttttgttctctcgtttttcgctaaaaacactgcctctcgcctttctcaGTGTTTCTGAATGaaagcggccacgcttcaacaattttgtgacgtgtttgtcacgtgggtagtacacttctcaattttttcgccacgcaactttcaaatcagttttatgaatttcacggtgtttgagctggaatatctttggttatacagaaccgattaaaacaagtaaattggaattagaaaaacacactctatatattaaagcgatgtacatttaactgtgtttaggccctttaagtttttgatttatataCGTTTAAAATTCATATACGCCAAAACGgtacgtgacgtcacacaccgCCAAATCAAACTTCACGCATGAACGAATTCTGTAGTCTACAAACCAGGGACTTTCCTATTCAGTGTTTACAttaataaatcataaaaaatcaCGTTTGCATACCGAactctttaaaaaaagtagcGTAACAAAGATATAACAGCTTTATTAGCAACTACCAGGTTTCCTAAACAAGTTGCCAgattaaaaagtttgatttttgCGTGTAGGATATAGCGCGAATTTTAAAAACGTCATTTTTTGGTAATCATGGACTAGACATGTACTACCTAGGTTAATAGTGGCACTAATAAATACTTAGAGTTccaatttgtttataaatcatAATATGGCCTTCAAGTGATGTCTGAAACACCTACAACTTGCTACAAGCAACGATAGTAATTCAACAAGTTCTTGAAACTCGGATTCTTTCTTTTCTGATGATAAACTTTTTGAATCAACATTTTTGCGCCCCGCTGTAGGCTGTTTATTTGATCCAGAATGTATCTTAGAAAGAGTTAGTAGCGAAAAGTCAGCTGTAGTTTCGAACTCCGGGCGATGTGAAGCAAAGGATTGGTAAGATTTttgtatgtaaaaaaattaaaaaaataactgttaGGAAAGTAACTCTTTTTTCAGGTGCGAGCATGGAAAATGTGgattaataaatacaaagagGAAACACAAATGTTGTAAAGAGATATTGCAGTTTTGCAAATAAACCAAAATCAGAGTATCAAATGCATTACTGAACATCCTTCATTTGTTTCGGCATCGGGTGCAACTCGAGTTCctaaattgtaaatatgttaGTGTTTCTATACCACCAAAAAGaactatgtttataattacctTTCGTTCGAAATGACACACATGCTCGTGTTTGGCATGCACAACCTTTATTGGTGAAACTTGTGTACATGTCTCAATATACCTGGGGGCCTCACTCTCGATACTTGGAGAAATTTCACCAAGTATCTTAGGCACTACAGACATAATGATATATTAATTACACAACAAATAATAAGTAGAGAGTTTTCGAACTTAAAATGTGCACTGCATACTACACTACTTTCTGTTGGCCCAGCCAAAAACTTATGTATTGCAGTTGCAGTCTTATCAGTGATCACaactaattaaaaagaaatattcatAATCATGACCTACCTGATTTTGCATTTCCACATCCAAGAACAGAGCCAATATCTAGCATTTCAACagttaaagttataaaccCTTTAAGGGTATTTATCTGGCGTATCACATGGCAAAATTTCGAATGGTTATTTCTGCTATACATTGTATTtagcatattttaaaatacatcgACTATATAGGCCAGCTTAAGTTACTGAATTTAATTATCGCACACTGGACCGATTCAAAATCAATAGTGCATACACATTAACAACCATTTATCTCTTTAGGCAACCTAAATACTTCTTCAGTAgccaatatattttaccagaAAGAATACCAAGGCTAATCAGGCCTAAACAAAGCAGTACAACTTGTCCTCTGCGAAAATAAATGCGTTTCCTGCGTATTATAGCAGCAACGCTAAAACGCACTGAAACGTGTCGGcggtgtgtgacgtcacgacccGTTTTCAGAAATTTCGAAAAATCGCAtcttaaaatgaaaattaaagtattaaaatcaCGATTGGGtgtattaaaactgcaaaatctaagcaaatgaaatatttatttagtcatAAATTGTGTTTCCAATCAAGTCATCCCTACTGTTTAATGTGCCTTTAAACTGCCGTCTTAATCTGTGTGGTTTTGACTTTGTAACATTTCACCTGTTGTACGAACCGTTAAATAACtcttcgtgtgttttattttgtttgtgttttattaaattgctgtcgattaataaaggaatgatagtactaattcgtttTATCATCGTGCgtaattgtcccatctttccccactctattatatatgttataccTCCAcgtaatatctaaaaaaacgaaacattattttctttaaacaagTTCGGGGAtggttgttaaatataaaaaagttcgATCAACTTATTATATGACTATTAAGAGAAAACCAGAAACGTCATAGGTTAGTTGTTATTGCAACAACGCTGATCTCGagttaaaaactgaaaattttGTTACCCCGTTAGCGGTCGTATCTAAATCAACACGACGACGTTGAGACGGCGCTAACTCCGACTTTCATTGTGATTTTAAGGTTGAATAGTCGTCAGTCTTTGTGGGGGACAGAATTTTTGCCCGTGCGGATTTCTTGTTGTTCATAGCTGTCGTTAAATTGtaaggtatatatacatttctGTAAATTCCGAAAGAAGTGTTACGTGAGGTATGAGCTTGAgcttaaactaattttaataatttaatttaagcaGCGTATTGCCTGGAGTCAGAAAGTTTTGGATTTACTAATTTCTAATTCAAACGCCTATTATGCTGAATACGCtcttttaaattcttttgttGTAATAATTGCATTATTTAGACTTAAATTAAATGCGCCTTATCTTGCTGGAAACTCatcttatttttgttattgttttttctgcAGGCAATACGAAACAGCTTGGCAcgattcgttttttttttaatttaaactgaacTTTTATATGACTCTAGTATAGTTTTTTTCAAATCAATGAAACATGTGCCTTGACCGCTTAAGTGTTATGTCATGGAAGACGCCCTGTGGTAGGATTAATGGAAACAGTTTAGTTCGAGCTTATAATACGTTTTCAAGGATTGTAAAATCAATTTTGTCAAGATCGTTGTACGCTCTCTATTCTTTCATAGCTGTGTGGAGGGTGACAGAAGCGCTCAATGAAACAATCTATTGGCTATTGCTTTTCACTTTATGTCCACTTGCACTAGAAACAGTTCACTCCGTCTTGATAAGAAAAGGAAACGAAATGAAATGGTAACTAATTCTCACTGTTGTTTGATTTtaagaaagtttaaattattgcgAGTACATGTAAgagtatttgtaaaatatttttcatataattctcatatatagtagggtgggggaagatgggatacctttttattctattttcccgtacattttggtagtaaacaaagaaccttcataaaattataaaaccttgtcctcgcgactttcatagaccgttgttaattgtttaaaacacgaccaggatatttatatattttgtgctaaaggtgtcccatcttcccccacccactatatatttcaaatcCAAGATTTTGACTTATTTAATCGCTCGTTATTATTACAAGTGTTGATAACACAGTTTTAACAAGGCATGCTTCTTTGTGTCAAGTTTATATAGCGAAACATTCACGGAGACCAAAGCTCTATTGTTACCGGACAAACAACCGCGATTCTCCGTTATGACTTATCTTCCGATGCTTTGTGCCTGTTGCGGATCCAGCgactaaatatattataaaacgaCGATGTGTTGGTCGCGTTAAAAAAATagcagaaaatgaaaacacacaaaaattgTATTGGCTTTAAAACTCAGATATTAGCTCAATAAGACCAGATTAGTCGATTTAAAGTACCTTTGCTGTAGAACAGCAAGTGGCGTATAATTCAAACAAATTAATACATAAACGTATAAGCAGTGGGTATTTATACAAAGCGTTGTTaatgcatattttaaaactttgttttaggATGACACCAAGCGTTCTTTTCTATTTACTTTGTGGGATTCCATGTATTTGGTTACTAGAGGTCAAGCTTCTCAGCGATCGTTTGACTAACCTATCACCAACAAACACTTCAAGCATCGAGTCTCCTTCCTCTGTTTTAGGCAGTAGTAGTTCATCGGTATGACCATCTTACATTcttataaatgtgtttataGTATAGGTTAAGGTAAACTTAGACAtgtttaaatctatttttgtaCAGTTTGGTAAAGTGAACAAAGATATTTACATAACTATATAACCGCCTCGCTTgtgaattgttaaaaacactagTAGAAAATAAAGGATTTAAGTACTTACGGTAtccttaccccacagaactatatatattatgattacACGTATGTGCATGTTTTTAGATCGGCATCACGATAGATTTGGACGACGAAGGATGGACACTGGCCCTGGAACAAATCCTTATTTTTGTGCTTGTTATAGGAAAGTGGATTGCGCCAAAAGGAGAATTGTCGAGAAATGAGTTATCTCAGCTTCTCTTAGTCAACATTGCAGC from Ciona intestinalis unplaced genomic scaffold, KH HT000116.2, whole genome shotgun sequence harbors:
- the LOC113475133 gene encoding uncharacterized protein LOC113475133 gives rise to the protein MLNTMYSRNNHSKFCHVIRQINTLKGFITLTVEMLDIGSVLGCGNAKSVPKILGEISPSIESEAPRYIETCTQVSPIKVVHAKHEHVCHFERKELELHPMPKQMKDVQ